A DNA window from Argopecten irradians isolate NY chromosome 10, Ai_NY, whole genome shotgun sequence contains the following coding sequences:
- the LOC138332944 gene encoding uncharacterized protein has translation MNNYTQEADNHSTQVTNDDGCSNLYEAAQLQALPDIAQICGQHVHKLIHNNALAIGCPDDFLFLPFLSCCAALMGNKTSITVNETWTEAPIIWTMVGANSGTKKTAALKLLMTPLLEIQREQTRQWHLSRPSGYSSKSAPQILAGAMGMTRLGDVLENNDGQILSIVENIKFFHKSLGVNSEESREELFGLYEGVPKFHVSVGEVKVLESTCFNHTGFASPAYVMGLHNSESIKLSSRYLVSCSPDLEYSPISRSHPLPVETPSFKAIFQTLHTYHLQQRNYSFSTDAWKELASCHDNEWIGMMSQLECDKNKRTVIEKSLSQIVRVAGVIKALVNAFRFSKQQVDNKIFQWDLTIDKDTVCRAIDLCKYFVDQKLTLMFGSGADLRMCNFTGSSGKKWVNVKDALRQLHQPKIHQQQVNHNQQQHILQHQQHEQQQHQQQRMHHQTQIVYLSENSNVQVSTSEDWVDHSTTEAQEEQQTADFVTMDKQMFVSVHAKRIKRLLECFDDGHGVSATTASQKSITPPVKLQGTNNRHPVWASALFFQKCQELGLGSAEQVKHPTNRKFYWRFKRKPVSDIGDKLQQLLTFLRVDMTQYCKIGPRPPAMPPMSPTTLFHSSGDTSTDFSETPDNTSTDDIINEPMESLDDDVQIVVKDEPL, from the exons ATGAACAACTACACACAAGAAGCCGACAATCATTCGACACAAGTCACCAACGACGATGGCTGCAGTAATTTGTACGAGGCCGCTCAGCTGCAAGCTTTACCCGACATCGCACAGATATGTGGACAACATGTACACAAACTGATTCACAACAATGCTCTGGCTATTGGTTGTCCGGACGACTTCCTTTTCCTTCCATTTCTCTCTTGCTGTGCAG CGTTGATGGGAAATAAGACCAGTATCACAGTGAACGAGACTTGGACTGAGGCGCCTATTATCTGGACCATGGTTGGGGCCAACTCAGGGACCAAGAAGACCGCGGCCCTGAAGCTGCTTATGACACCTTTGTTAGAAATCCAGCGCGAGCAAACTCGTCAGTGGCATCTGTCACGACCGTCAGGTTACAGCAGTAAGTCAGCCCCCCAGATTCTGGCGGGAGCGATGGGGATGACCCGATTGGGTGATGTTCTTGAAAACAATGATGGTCAGATATTAAgtattgttgaaaatatcaaattttttcACAAAAGTCTTGGCGTTAATTCCGAAGAATCCCGCGAAGAATTGTTTGGGCTTTATGAAGGTGTGCCAAAATTTCACGTTAGTGTAGGAGAAGTGAAGGTTTTAGAATCTACCTGCTTCAATCATACAGGGTTTGCATCACCTGCGTATGTCATGGGGCTACACAACAGCGAGTCGATAAAATTGTCAAGTAGATATTTGGTGTCGTGTTCACCAGATCTGGAATACTCGCCAATATCCAGGTCACATCCTTTGCCAGTAGAGACACCGTCTTTTAAAGCTATCTTTCAAACTTTACACACTTACCATTTACAACAAAGGAATTACTCGTTCTCGACTGATGCGTGGAAAGAGTTAGCAAGTTGCCATGACAACGAATGGATAGGTATGATGTCTCAGCTCGAATGTGACAAAAACAAGCGAACAGTCATTGAGAAGTCGCTTAGTCAGATAGTGCGGGTAGCGGGTGTCATCAAGGCACTAGTGAACGCCTTCAGGTTCTCCAAACAACAGGTCGATAACAAAATCTTCCAGTGGGATCTGACCATTGACAAAGACACTGTATGTCGTGCTATAGATCTGTGTAAGTATTTCGTGGATCAGAAACTCACGCTGATGTTTGGTTCAGGTGctgatttgcgcatgtgtaacttTACCGGAAGTAGTGGCAAGAAGTGGGTTAATGTCAAAGATGCTCTGCGCCAGCTTCACCAACCGAAAATTCACCAACAACAGGTTAACCACAACCAACAACAgcacattctacaacatcagcaACACGAGCAACAGCAACATCAACAACAGAGAATGCACCATCAGACTCAGATCGTTTACTTATCTGAAAATTCAAATGTGCAAGTATCGACGTCGGAAGACTGGGTCGACCACTCGACAACAGAGGCACAAGAGGAACAGCAGACAGCTGATTTCGTTACCATGGATAAGCAAATGTTTGTATCAGTACATGCAAAACGTATCAAACGACTTTTAGAATGTTTCGATGATGGTCATGGAGTTTCAGCCACAACCGCTTCCCAAAAGTCCATAACTCCTCCCGTCAAGCTTCAGGGTACTAACAACCGACATCCTGTCTGGGCGTCCGCGCTCTTCTTCCAAAAGTGTCAGGAACTTGGACTCGGCAGTGCAGAGCAGGTGAAACATCCTACGAACCGAAAGTTTTACTGGCGCTTCAAAAGGAAACCTGTATCGGACATTGGCGACAAACTCCAACAGCTGTTGACCTTCCTCCGGGTAGACATGACACAATACTGTAAAATTGGCCCACGACCTCCCGCAATGCCTCCCATGTCTCCAACGACACTTTTCCACTCCTCGGGGGACACGTCCACGGACTTTTCGGAAACTCCGGACAATACCAGTACCGATGACATTATAAACGAACCGATGGAATCTCTTGATGACGACGTACAGATAGTGGTGAAGGACGAACCACTGTAG
- the LOC138332946 gene encoding E3 ubiquitin-protein ligase TRIM71-like — translation MAGRPDGKRALSGLMKNTRCYLCRNDFTDPRELDCCHIFCKTCLDGYIDTVCPNGTIDCPLCDTVTQTPRGGAGGIKRNLYLNLPTTTVGITCDVCSDDKNAVGRCVECRQDLCDTCLDYHNNIRSTREHHIAAISKEHLRGKLRRDVFCEIHVEADKTYYCLDCEKLVCQHCNMTKHKLHLSRVATEMSDKFRENLGKLMETDELGNHLFWMTDRKTEAIQYIKKMESSEEAATREINNHANVWHALIEDAKKLMLRQAREESRKFITPAKNIGRKLERNIQSFANIYLVSQAAVKQADDMEIVENGAKLERKLKSMKLEGPVRSLPKNSSIEFQSKIMTLEEFQPFFGLIGASAPQQSKSRLITQFCIKTAGAPVSAISYMADGRSWIIEGTDGVVQLYDSKGRAHQMLNLNLPADDIICGPDKKKYVSCNSAKQIVQIDEDLKTSLVTHTDMCSRGITYDQKDGALVICLTEKNAFYDYEAHHKNRVVKKILHGEQRMETPDILSFAEPPLVEYPARLATTKSGYIAISDWKRNCVTILNERGHVETEYFSLSNGSASAGFCPRGICCDSDGAILVADFSNHRIMLLDETGQMFSAVLTKEDGIHHPWSVSFGEDGLVWIGNKHGEVKIYSLNIPITNSNK, via the coding sequence ATGGCCGGACGACCGGACGGGAAGCGCGCGCTTTCTGGCCTCATGAAGAATACTCGTTGTTATTTGTGCCGTAACGATTTCACTGACCCACGTGAGTTAGACTGCTGTCATATCTTCTGTAAGACGTGTCTGGACGGCTACATAGACACTGTCTGTCCAAACGGGACCATAGACTGTCCCCTGTGTGACACGGTCACGCAAACCCCACGTGGGGGCGCCGGAGGTATAAAAAGAAACCTGTATCTCAACCTCCCGACAACCACTGTGGGTATTACGTGTGATGTGTGTTCTGACGACAAAAACGCGGTTGGGAGGTGTGTCGAATGTAGACAAGACTTGTGTGATACATGTCTGGATTACCATAATAATATCAGGTCAACTCGCGAACACCATATCGCAGCCATCAGTAAAGAACACCTCCGAGGTAAGTTGAGGAGGGATGTTTTCTGTGAAATCCATGTAGAAGCAGATAAGACATACTATTGCCTCGACTGTGAAAAGCTCGTATGTCAGCACTGTAATATGACGAAGCACAAGCTCCATTTGTCACGAGTTGCGACGGAAATGTCCGACAAATTTCGGGAAAACCTCGGAAAGCTGATGGAAACTGACGAATTAGGTAACCATTTGTTCTGGATGACTGACAGAAAAACGGAAGCAATCCAGTACATAAAGAAAATGGAGAGTTCTGAAGAGGCCGCGACGAGGGAAATAAACAATCATGCCAATGTGTGGCATGCGCTCATCGAGGATGCTAAAAAGCTTATGTTACGACAAGCGCGAGAGGAGTCCCGAAAGTTCATTACTCCCGCCAAAAACATCGGTAGAAAATTGGAAAGAAACATTCAGTCCTTTGCCAACATTTATCTTGTGTCTCAGGCAGCAGTTAAACAAGCAGACGACATGGAAATTGTTGAAAATGGGGCGAAGCTGGAAAGGAAACTGAAGAGTATGAAGCTGGAGGGACCCGTCCGATCTTTGCCAAAGAATTCGAGTATTGAGTTTCAGTCAAAAATCATGACATTAGAAGAATTCCAGCCATTCTTTGGTCTCATTGGAGCTTCAGCCCCTCAACAGTCAAAATCAAGACTGATTACCCAGTTTTGTATAAAGACGGCTGGCGCTCCTGTGTCTGCCATTTCGTATATGGCGGATGGTCGGTCGTGGATCATAGAAGGAACAGACGGTGTGGTTCAGCTTTACGATAGCAAAGGCAGAGCCCATCAGATGTTGAATCTGAATCTCCCTGCCGACGATATCATCTGCGGACCAGATAAAAAGAAATACGTGTCCTGTAACTCAGCTaaacaaattgtacaaatagatGAAGATCTGAAGACGTCTCTTGTGACACACACAGATATGTGCTCTAGAGGAATTACGTATGACCAGAAAGATGGCGCGCTTGTTATTTGTCTAACAGAGAAAAATGCTTTCTACGATTACGAAGCTCATCACAAAAACCGAGTAGTGAAAAAGATACTGCACGGTGAACAACGGATGGAAACTCCGGATATTCTCTCATTCGCCGAACCGCCGCTAGTGGAATATCCGGCAAGGCTGGCGACTACTAAATCTGGATATATAGCGATTTCGGATTGGAAGAGAAATTGTGTAACGATATTAAACGAGCGAGGACACGTGGAAACGGAGTACTTCAGTCTCAGCAATGGCTCCGCGTCGGCCGGCTTCTGTCCACGAGGCATTTGTTGTGATAGTGATGGAGCGATTCTTGTGGCGGATTTCAGTAACCACAGGATCATGCTGCTGGACGAAACTGGTCAAATGTTCTCTGCAGTACTTACCAAGGAAGATGGTATTCACCATCCCTGGTCTGTTAGCTTTGGTGAAGACGGGCTTGTTTGGATAGGAAACAAACATGGCGAAGTGAAAATCTATAGTCTAAACATCCCGATTACAAACTCGAACAAGTGA